Part of the Desulfolutivibrio sulfoxidireducens genome is shown below.
GCGACAAAAAATGGCCTGGTAGGGCGGCCGGTCCGCGAAAAAATCCGGGGCCAGGGCGTTGGCGTGGTGGAAACGCACCATGGCCGCCGCCTCGGGCACCGGGGTCAGGATGGGCCTGCCGGCCGCGTCCCGTCCCGCCTCCAGGAAGTAGTCCCGGAACCGCCCATACCCGCCGCGAAAGGAATGGGGGCCGAAACGCGCCATTTTTGCCTTGACCAGGGCCACGCGGCTGACGTCCACGGCGTCCACCCGGGCCGAAGCCTGGGTGAACCCGGCATGAAGCAGGACAACGGCCAGGGAATAGGCCTCCTCCCCGGTGGCGCACGGCACGCACAGGACCCGGAGGCGCCCCGTTCCCGACCGGCGAAGGGCCACGGCCTGGTCCCCAAGGAACACAAAGGGCTCCATGTCCCGGAAAAACCACGTCTCCGAGACCACCAGCCGTTCCACCAGGTCGGCCAGAAGCTCGGGATCGGCCAAAAGCCTGGCCGCGTGCCCCGCGTCGTCGCCAACCCCGGCCAGGGCCCTGTTGGCGGCCACGGCCGCGCCAAGGGCCGCCTCGCCCAGGGTTTCCCGGTCAAGGCCCACGATGTCGGCCAGGACCCGGGCGACATGCGGATGCCGCCCCTTTGGGACGGCGGGGGCATGGTGGGTCTTTTCGGTCATGCGTCCGCCTCGCCGACGGCGTCCAAAGCCGCGCCGGATTGATCGACCGGGCCGCTTTGGCCGTCCCGGTCCCGGAAAAGCGCCCGGGCGACTTCGGCCGGAAGCGCCTCCCCCGGGGACACGATCTGCACCACCTCGCCGTCTTCCAGGAAAAGGCCGGCCACATAGGGCGCGGCATCGATCTCCGGCGGCCGGACATCCGCGTCCTCCCGGCTGGCCGTTTCGGTGACGCCTTCGGCCAAAAGCCCCAGGAGTCGCGAGGTCCCGGTGCGGGGATCGGCGCATTCGGCCAGGATGATCCGGGTGGACAACAGGGGCCGGGACCGGCCGCCGCATAAAAGCCCGGACACGTCCACCACAGGGACCACCCGGCCCCGGTGGTTCATGAGCCCGGCCACGTAGGGCGGCGCGCCCGGGGCCTCGGCCAGGCGCACCAGGGGGACGATCCGCCGCACCAGGGCGGCGCGCACGGCATACCGGCCTTGTCCGGCCCGAAACAGCACGAAAAGCATGGTAGTCCCCCGTCTCCGGCGTGCCGGAACGATTCGCCTAGGCGTCCAGCTTGAATCTGGCCACCTCGCCGGACAGGCCCTGTACCGCCTCGTTGAGGGTGCGGGCGGCCTGGTTGAACTCCATGATGGCCTGCCTGGTCTGGTCCGCGGCCTCGGTCAACTGGACCATGGCCTCGCTTATCTGCCTGGCCCCCAGGGACTGGGCGCGCATGCCCTGGTCCACGGTCTCGAAGCGCGGGCCGATGTCCTGCACCCGCAGGATGATCCCGCCCAGGCGTTCACTGAGGCCCGCCACCTGCTCCACCCCGCGGCGCACCTCGTCGGCGAACTTGTCCATCTCCATGACCTCGGCGGTCACGGCCGAACGCATCTCGCCGATCATGCGCTCAATGTCCAGGGTGGCCGAGGCGGTCTGATCGGCCAGGCGCCGTATCTCCCGGGCCACCACGGAAAAACCCCGGCCGTACTCTCCGGCCTTCTCGGCCTCGATGGCGGCGTTGAGCGACAACAGATTGGTCTGATCGGAAATCTTGTTGATGGTCACCACCACGCTGCCGATCGTGTTGGCCCGCTCGCTTATGACCGCGAGCTTGGCGGACACGTGCTCCGTGGACCCGGCCAAACGGCGCATGGCCGACTCCATGGCCTCCAGGTCCTGGCGGCTCTCCCCGGCCATGACCCCGGTCTCGGCCACGGCCCGGCCCACCTGTTCCATGGTGCCCACAAGCTCTCCGGAGGTGGCGGAAATTTGGGCGCTGGTGGCGCTGACCTGGCTGGTGGAGGCGGCCTGTTCGGTGACCGCCGACTCGATCTCCCGGGCCGAGGCCGCGATCTGGGTGGCCGAGGCCGTGACCTGGATGCCCGATTGGCGCACCTGGCCGATGAGTCCGGCCAGACT
Proteins encoded:
- a CDS encoding chemotaxis protein CheW, producing MLFVLFRAGQGRYAVRAALVRRIVPLVRLAEAPGAPPYVAGLMNHRGRVVPVVDVSGLLCGGRSRPLLSTRIILAECADPRTGTSRLLGLLAEGVTETASREDADVRPPEIDAAPYVAGLFLEDGEVVQIVSPGEALPAEVARALFRDRDGQSGPVDQSGAALDAVGEADA